In one Streptomyces sp. NBC_01288 genomic region, the following are encoded:
- a CDS encoding ADP-ribosylglycohydrolase family protein, producing MTASTVRKRAATGALVGLALGDALGFPTEFNAVTDILAKCGPWREMELPRPAIVTDDTQMTLALGRGLRTAMERGLLGPKRMERPVREEFVDWYQSPDNNRAPGRTCLVACNLLKSEGRAWQDASQIGSKGCGANMRVAPIGLVPGLDDEQRSGAAQLQSALTHGHPTALAASDLTAHAVRLLAQGAEPTGLVGLLRSYAVENRTRYNHRWLGDLWTRSQDPSPEHFIARGWDECLEVLGRLEEAVRTVSPETDPCLATGAGWIAEEALATGLLCFLLFVEEPVTALRRAACTSGDSDSIACLAGAFAGAHLGADAWPEEWAGRIEYRGELLGLGALWDA from the coding sequence ATGACTGCGTCGACTGTCCGTAAGCGTGCCGCCACGGGAGCCCTGGTGGGACTCGCCCTCGGGGACGCGCTCGGTTTCCCGACCGAGTTCAACGCCGTGACCGACATCCTTGCCAAGTGCGGTCCTTGGCGGGAGATGGAGCTGCCGAGGCCCGCGATCGTCACCGACGACACGCAGATGACGCTTGCGTTGGGACGCGGGCTGCGAACTGCCATGGAACGGGGGCTGCTTGGGCCCAAGCGGATGGAACGGCCGGTGCGCGAGGAGTTCGTGGACTGGTACCAGTCGCCGGACAACAACCGTGCCCCCGGCCGGACTTGCCTCGTCGCCTGCAACCTGCTGAAGAGCGAGGGGCGGGCGTGGCAGGACGCCAGCCAGATCGGTTCGAAGGGCTGCGGGGCCAACATGCGCGTCGCGCCGATCGGGCTCGTTCCCGGTCTGGACGACGAACAGCGCTCCGGCGCCGCCCAGTTGCAGTCCGCGCTGACCCACGGCCACCCGACCGCCCTCGCCGCGTCCGACCTCACCGCGCATGCCGTACGGCTGCTCGCGCAGGGTGCGGAACCGACCGGGCTGGTCGGGCTGCTGCGGTCGTACGCCGTCGAGAACCGCACCCGGTACAACCACCGTTGGCTCGGTGACCTGTGGACGCGGAGCCAGGACCCCTCGCCCGAGCACTTCATCGCGCGGGGCTGGGACGAGTGTCTGGAGGTACTCGGCCGGCTTGAGGAAGCAGTGCGGACCGTGTCCCCGGAGACCGACCCGTGCCTGGCCACCGGCGCGGGCTGGATCGCCGAAGAGGCCCTGGCCACTGGGCTGTTGTGCTTCCTGCTCTTCGTGGAGGAGCCGGTGACCGCGTTGCGGCGCGCGGCCTGTACGTCCGGTGACTCGGACTCGATCGCTTGTCTTGCGGGGGCGTTCGCGGGGGCACACCTCGGCGCGGACGCCTGGCCCGAGGAGTGGGCGGGGCGGATCGAGTACCGGGGGGAGCTGTTGGGGCTGGGGGCGCTCTGGGATGCCTGA
- a CDS encoding type II toxin-antitoxin system Phd/YefM family antitoxin, giving the protein MSKTKRRRVPVRELSRHTAALLDAVAAGESIEVTRDGVPVAILSPLEPAERDIRAAIAVGLLDASVMDEGRGGEAVDALERLRAVRRDAEGRGPTAELLAQREEETR; this is encoded by the coding sequence ATGAGTAAGACGAAGCGCAGGCGCGTGCCGGTCCGGGAACTGTCCCGGCACACCGCGGCTCTGTTGGACGCCGTGGCGGCGGGGGAGTCGATCGAGGTCACTCGGGACGGGGTGCCGGTCGCCATACTGTCTCCGCTGGAGCCTGCCGAACGGGACATCCGTGCCGCGATCGCCGTCGGCCTGCTCGACGCCTCGGTCATGGACGAGGGGCGCGGCGGCGAGGCCGTGGATGCGCTGGAGCGGCTGCGTGCGGTCAGGCGGGACGCGGAGGGGCGCGGCCCCACCGCCGAACTGCTCGCTCAGCGCGAGGAGGAGACGCGGTGA
- a CDS encoding type II toxin-antitoxin system VapC family toxin yields the protein MTLLYLDASAIAKLLRVEAETAALEQWIGQHGGMRRVVTCDLAQTEVRLLLHRLGADEVERVAADALLNAIARIRLTPELMQEAGELAPNTSLRSLDAIHTVAALKVGHGVSWFVTYDKRQGEAAADVGLAVASPR from the coding sequence GTGACGCTGCTCTACCTCGACGCGTCGGCCATCGCCAAGCTGCTGCGGGTCGAAGCGGAGACGGCCGCGCTGGAGCAGTGGATCGGGCAGCACGGCGGAATGCGTCGTGTCGTCACCTGCGACCTGGCGCAGACCGAGGTGCGGCTGCTGCTGCACCGGCTCGGCGCGGACGAGGTCGAGAGGGTCGCCGCCGACGCGCTGCTGAACGCCATCGCGCGGATTCGTCTCACGCCCGAACTGATGCAGGAGGCAGGGGAGTTGGCGCCGAATACCTCGCTGCGCAGCCTCGACGCGATCCACACCGTGGCGGCGCTGAAGGTCGGTCACGGGGTCAGCTGGTTCGTGACGTACGACAAGCGCCAGGGCGAGGCCGCCGCCGACGTGGGGCTTGCCGTGGCGTCACCCCGCTAG
- a CDS encoding nucleotidyltransferase domain-containing protein: protein MPFENLVRDHTIYACVMGSRAFGLATDGSDTDRRGVFVAPTPLFWRFDKPPTHIEGPAEEQFSWELERFCELALRANPNILECLHSPLVEHVDATGRELLALRDAFLSRQVHETFTRYAFSQRKKLEVDIRTHGAPRWKHAMHLLRLLTSARDLLRTGTLRIDVGDQRAPLLAVKRGEVPWPEVESWMTRLATETDEAATRTRLPAEPDRRRVEDFLIGVRRASTDVLAG from the coding sequence ATGCCGTTCGAGAACCTGGTCCGCGACCACACGATCTACGCCTGCGTGATGGGTTCACGCGCCTTCGGCCTGGCGACGGACGGCAGCGACACGGATCGCCGGGGCGTGTTCGTGGCCCCCACTCCCCTGTTCTGGCGCTTCGACAAGCCGCCGACGCACATCGAGGGCCCGGCGGAGGAGCAGTTCAGCTGGGAGCTGGAGCGCTTCTGCGAACTGGCCCTGCGCGCGAACCCGAACATCCTGGAGTGCCTCCACTCCCCCCTCGTCGAGCACGTCGACGCCACCGGCCGCGAACTCCTCGCCCTGCGCGACGCGTTCCTCTCCCGCCAGGTCCACGAGACGTTCACGCGCTACGCGTTCAGCCAGCGGAAAAAGCTGGAGGTCGACATCCGCACACACGGCGCCCCGCGCTGGAAACACGCGATGCACCTCCTCCGCCTCCTCACCAGCGCCCGCGACCTGCTCCGCACGGGCACCCTGAGGATCGACGTCGGCGACCAACGCGCCCCGCTCCTCGCGGTGAAGCGCGGCGAAGTCCCCTGGCCGGAGGTCGAGTCCTGGATGACCCGCCTGGCAACGGAGACGGACGAGGCAGCCACCCGCACCCGACTCCCGGCGGAGCCGGACCGACGCCGAGTGGAGGACTTCCTGATCGGGGTCCGCCGCGCGTCCACCGACGTCCTAGCGGGGTGA
- a CDS encoding Rieske (2Fe-2S) protein, translated as MTDSSTRRTVLATGAAAALTAGCSKYGDSNDSSGSSSVKATGGQELAKTSDIPVGGGKIFKDQKIVVTQPKKDEFKAFSAICTHQGCTVGTVANGTIDCPCHGSKYRIADGSVEAGPAPKPLPAEQIKVEGNSIRLA; from the coding sequence ATGACCGACAGCTCGACGCGCCGCACGGTCCTCGCGACGGGTGCGGCCGCCGCGCTCACCGCCGGCTGTAGCAAGTACGGCGACAGCAACGACTCCTCGGGCTCGTCGTCCGTGAAGGCCACCGGCGGCCAGGAGTTGGCGAAGACCTCCGACATCCCCGTGGGCGGCGGCAAGATCTTCAAGGACCAGAAGATCGTGGTGACCCAGCCGAAGAAGGACGAGTTCAAGGCCTTCTCGGCGATCTGCACCCATCAGGGCTGCACGGTCGGCACCGTCGCGAACGGCACCATCGACTGCCCGTGCCACGGCAGCAAGTACCGCATCGCGGACGGTTCCGTGGAGGCGGGACCGGCGCCGAAGCCGCTGCCCGCCGAGCAGATCAAGGTGGAGGGAAATTCGATCCGCCTGGCGTGA
- a CDS encoding DUF6529 family protein produces MTADPNAATQAYPPRPPARPHDSPARYLIPALVAAAVAVGLGVYGKVHDPAGTAFNLAGFSSTGAVKSWLATTAFFFALVQVVSAFMVYGRLPGPSWSATLHRWSGRIAFLVAVPVAVHCLYAFGYQTYSTRVMWHSLLGCAFFGAFSAKMLLLRSERLPGWLLPVIGGLVFTVLTLLWLTSALWFFRTVGVTT; encoded by the coding sequence ATGACCGCCGACCCGAACGCCGCCACCCAGGCCTACCCCCCACGCCCGCCCGCACGCCCCCACGACAGCCCCGCCCGCTACCTGATCCCGGCCCTCGTGGCCGCGGCCGTAGCGGTCGGCCTCGGCGTCTACGGCAAGGTCCACGACCCGGCGGGCACCGCCTTCAACCTCGCCGGCTTCAGCAGCACGGGCGCGGTGAAGTCCTGGCTCGCGACGACCGCGTTCTTCTTCGCCCTCGTCCAGGTCGTCTCGGCCTTCATGGTCTACGGCAGGCTGCCGGGCCCGAGTTGGTCGGCGACGCTGCACCGCTGGTCGGGGCGGATCGCGTTCCTGGTGGCGGTGCCGGTCGCGGTGCACTGTCTCTACGCGTTCGGGTACCAGACGTACTCGACACGCGTGATGTGGCATTCCCTCCTGGGGTGCGCGTTCTTCGGCGCCTTCAGTGCCAAGATGCTGCTGCTCCGCTCGGAACGCCTGCCCGGCTGGCTGCTACCGGTCATCGGCGGCTTGGTCTTCACCGTCCTCACGCTGCTCTGGCTGACATCCGCCCTCTGGTTCTTCCGCACCGTCGGAGTGACGACGTGA
- a CDS encoding YidB family protein, whose protein sequence is MAGNDLGGLLGGLLGGAGGGGRSGSGSGNILGALLGALGGGSGAGSGSNPLGGLLEMLTKSGLAEQKDSWVGTGQNQAVTGEQIQQALPDETLQKVAEQAGVTPEQAASDLARTLPQAVDKLTPEGQVPQAASLEELVRRQSL, encoded by the coding sequence ATGGCGGGCAACGATCTCGGTGGCCTTCTCGGTGGTCTTCTGGGGGGAGCGGGCGGAGGGGGCCGGAGCGGTTCCGGCAGCGGCAACATCCTGGGCGCGCTGCTCGGGGCTCTCGGTGGCGGCTCGGGTGCCGGTAGCGGAAGCAATCCGTTGGGCGGGCTTCTGGAGATGCTCACCAAGTCCGGGCTCGCCGAACAGAAGGACTCCTGGGTCGGTACCGGGCAGAACCAGGCCGTCACCGGTGAGCAGATCCAGCAGGCGCTGCCCGACGAGACCCTTCAGAAGGTCGCCGAGCAGGCCGGTGTCACCCCGGAGCAGGCCGCGAGCGACCTCGCGCGGACGCTGCCCCAGGCCGTCGACAAGCTCACCCCGGAGGGGCAGGTGCCGCAGGCCGCCTCGCTGGAGGAACTGGTCCGGCGACAGTCCCTGTGA
- the aroH gene encoding chorismate mutase: MAVRAVRGAVQLDKDEAGHMDEQVGALLTAVLERNGLTAEDLISVWFTATPDLHSDFPAAAARKLGSGFADVPLICAQELDIEGAMPRVVRVLAHIESDRPRADIAHVYLGAAAALRKDIAQ, encoded by the coding sequence GTGGCGGTACGAGCGGTCCGGGGCGCCGTCCAACTGGACAAGGACGAGGCCGGGCACATGGACGAGCAGGTCGGAGCGCTGCTCACCGCCGTCCTTGAGCGGAACGGCCTCACCGCCGAGGATCTGATCAGCGTCTGGTTCACGGCCACGCCCGACCTGCACAGCGACTTCCCGGCGGCCGCCGCGCGCAAGCTCGGCAGCGGGTTCGCCGACGTGCCGCTGATCTGCGCGCAGGAACTCGACATCGAGGGCGCGATGCCCCGCGTGGTCCGCGTCCTCGCGCACATCGAGTCCGACCGGCCCCGTGCCGACATCGCGCACGTGTACCTCGGTGCGGCGGCCGCCCTGCGCAAGGACATCGCGCAGTGA
- a CDS encoding prephenate dehydrogenase has translation MRTALVIGTGLIGTSAALALASRGVVVHLTDHDPEQARTAAALGAGTDEAPDGPVDLAIVAAPPALVAGVLADAMRRGVARGYLDVASVKGGPRRELESLGLDPAVMSRYIGSHPMSGREKSGPLAATGDLFEGRPWVLTPTRDTDTEVLNLALELVSHCRAVPVVMDADAHDRAVALVSHMPHLVSSMVAARLENAEEAAVRLCGQGIRDVTRIAASDPRMWIDILSANPGPVADLLTDVAGDLEETVRALRALQSADDDKRREGAGGIEDVLRRGNAGQVRVPGKHGSAPRVYEVVAVLIDDQPGQLARIFADAGMAGVNIEDVRIEHATGQQAGLVQLWVEPKAAPVLTAALRERGWAIRQ, from the coding sequence GTGAGGACCGCGCTCGTCATCGGTACCGGGCTCATCGGTACGTCCGCCGCGCTCGCCCTCGCCTCCCGGGGCGTCGTCGTCCACCTCACCGACCACGACCCCGAGCAGGCCCGTACGGCGGCCGCGCTCGGCGCCGGTACCGACGAGGCGCCGGACGGGCCCGTCGACCTCGCGATCGTCGCCGCGCCGCCCGCGCTGGTGGCCGGGGTGCTGGCCGACGCGATGCGGCGGGGGGTGGCCCGGGGTTACCTCGACGTGGCCAGCGTGAAGGGCGGTCCGCGGCGGGAGTTGGAGTCGCTGGGCCTCGACCCGGCGGTGATGTCCCGGTACATCGGCTCGCATCCCATGTCCGGGCGCGAGAAGTCGGGTCCGCTGGCGGCGACCGGTGACCTCTTCGAGGGGCGCCCGTGGGTGTTGACGCCCACCCGTGACACCGACACCGAGGTGTTGAACCTCGCCCTGGAACTGGTCTCGCACTGCCGTGCCGTGCCGGTCGTCATGGACGCCGATGCCCATGACCGGGCCGTCGCGCTCGTCTCCCACATGCCTCATCTGGTGTCCAGCATGGTCGCCGCGCGGTTGGAGAACGCCGAGGAGGCCGCCGTACGGCTGTGTGGGCAGGGGATTCGGGACGTGACCCGGATCGCCGCGTCCGACCCCCGGATGTGGATCGACATCCTCTCCGCGAACCCGGGGCCCGTCGCCGATCTGCTCACCGATGTCGCCGGGGATCTGGAGGAGACGGTTCGGGCCTTGCGGGCTCTCCAGTCCGCCGATGACGACAAGCGGCGGGAGGGCGCGGGCGGGATCGAGGACGTGCTGCGGCGGGGAAACGCGGGGCAGGTCCGCGTCCCCGGCAAGCACGGGTCCGCTCCGCGGGTGTACGAGGTCGTGGCTGTGCTGATCGACGACCAGCCGGGGCAGTTGGCCCGGATCTTCGCGGATGCGGGGATGGCGGGGGTCAACATCGAGGACGTGCGGATCGAGCACGCGACCGGGCAGCAGGCGGGACTCGTGCAGTTGTGGGTGGAGCCGAAGGCCGCGCCGGTGCTGACCGCGGCGTTGCGGGAACGGGGCTGGGCGATCCGGCAGTAG
- the cmk gene encoding (d)CMP kinase, with protein sequence MENGAARTAPAVIVAIDGPSGTGKSSTSKAVAAQLGLSYLDTGAQYRAITWWMVNNGIDITDPTAIADLAGKAEIVSGTDPANPTISVDGVDVAGPIRTQEVTSKVSAVSAVPEVRARITELQRSLAAEAERGIVVEGRDIGTTVLPDADLKIFLTASPEARAARRSGELKGADVQATREALLKRDAADSSRKTSPLAKADDAVEVDTSDLTLQQVIECVVTLVGEKRAAK encoded by the coding sequence GTGGAAAACGGCGCCGCCCGGACCGCCCCGGCAGTGATTGTCGCCATCGACGGCCCCTCCGGCACGGGCAAGTCGAGCACGTCGAAGGCCGTTGCCGCGCAGCTCGGGCTGAGCTATCTGGACACCGGGGCCCAGTACCGGGCGATCACCTGGTGGATGGTGAACAACGGGATCGACATCACCGACCCCACCGCGATCGCGGACTTGGCAGGTAAGGCGGAGATCGTCTCGGGCACCGACCCGGCGAACCCGACCATCAGCGTCGACGGCGTGGACGTGGCCGGTCCGATCCGTACGCAGGAGGTCACCTCCAAGGTCAGCGCGGTCAGTGCGGTGCCCGAGGTGCGGGCCAGGATCACCGAGCTGCAGCGGTCGTTGGCCGCCGAGGCGGAGCGGGGGATCGTGGTGGAGGGGCGGGACATCGGTACGACCGTGCTGCCCGACGCCGATCTGAAGATCTTCCTCACCGCGTCCCCCGAGGCGCGTGCCGCCCGGCGGAGCGGTGAGCTGAAGGGCGCCGATGTGCAGGCCACGCGTGAGGCGCTGCTGAAGCGGGACGCGGCCGACTCCTCGCGCAAGACCTCGCCGCTCGCGAAGGCGGACGACGCGGTCGAGGTGGACACCTCCGACCTCACGCTCCAGCAGGTCATCGAGTGCGTCGTCACCCTCGTCGGGGAGAAGCGGGCCGCGAAGTGA
- a CDS encoding lysophospholipid acyltransferase family protein, whose protein sequence is MRRHPRRGEAGREVTAPTERGAEIGRRIGVGLMYGLWKPRVLGSWKVPATGPVIFAVNHSHNIDGPMVIGVAPRASHFLVKKEAFVGPLGPFMRAVGQVEVDRSTADRTAVTRALDILKGGGVLGIFPEGSRGEGDFAALRAGLAYFAVRGGAPIVPVAVLGSSEKSGRLIKALPPLRSRVDVVFGDPFDAGDGSGRRTRKALDEATERIQKQLAAHLDDARRLTGR, encoded by the coding sequence GTGCGTCGTCACCCTCGTCGGGGAGAAGCGGGCCGCGAAGTGACTGCACCTACGGAGCGCGGGGCCGAGATCGGGCGGCGCATCGGCGTCGGCCTGATGTACGGGCTGTGGAAGCCGCGTGTGCTGGGTTCCTGGAAGGTTCCCGCCACCGGCCCGGTGATCTTCGCCGTCAACCACTCGCACAACATCGACGGCCCGATGGTCATCGGTGTGGCGCCTCGCGCTTCGCACTTCCTGGTCAAGAAAGAGGCGTTCGTGGGGCCGCTCGGGCCCTTCATGCGTGCCGTCGGGCAAGTGGAGGTCGACCGTTCGACCGCCGACCGTACGGCCGTCACCCGCGCGCTCGACATCCTGAAGGGCGGCGGGGTCCTCGGGATCTTCCCCGAGGGCAGCCGCGGCGAGGGCGACTTCGCCGCACTGCGCGCCGGGCTCGCGTACTTCGCGGTCCGCGGCGGCGCCCCGATCGTGCCGGTGGCCGTGCTGGGCAGCTCGGAGAAGAGCGGACGGCTGATAAAGGCGCTGCCCCCGCTGCGCTCCCGCGTCGACGTCGTCTTCGGCGACCCGTTCGACGCGGGCGACGGCTCCGGCCGCCGTACCCGCAAGGCCTTGGACGAGGCCACCGAGCGCATCCAGAAGCAGCTGGCCGCCCACCTGGACGACGCCAGGCGCCTCACCGGGCGCTAA
- the der gene encoding ribosome biogenesis GTPase Der: MNDQIQPDGSGEEHEHGALGDAEYAEFMELAAVEGFDIEDVEGAIGEAGHGPLPVLAVVGRPNVGKSTLVNRIIGRREAVVEDKPGVTRDRVTYEAEWAGRRFKVVDTGGWEQDVLGIDASVAAQAEYAIEAADAVVFVVDAKVGATDTDEAVVRLLRKAGKPVVLAANKVDGLSGESDASYLWSLGLGEPHPVSALHGRGTGDMLDAVLEALPEAPEQTFGTAVGGPRRIALIGRPNVGKSSLLNKVAGEERVVVNEIAGTTRDPVDELIELGGITWKFVDTAGIRKRVHLQQGADYYASLRTAAAVEKAEVAVILIDASESISVQDQRIVTMAVEAGRAIVLAFNKWDTLDEERRYYLEREIETELAQVAWAPRVNVSARTGRHMEKLVPGIETALAGWETRVPTGRLNAFLGELVAAHPHPVRGGKQPRILFGTQAGTKPPRFVLFASGFIEAGYRRFIERRLREEFAFEGTPIHISVRVREKRGKKK, encoded by the coding sequence ATGAACGACCAGATCCAGCCCGACGGCTCCGGCGAGGAGCACGAGCACGGGGCGCTCGGCGACGCCGAGTACGCGGAGTTCATGGAGCTCGCCGCCGTAGAGGGCTTCGACATCGAGGACGTCGAGGGCGCCATCGGCGAGGCGGGACACGGGCCGCTGCCCGTCCTCGCCGTCGTCGGCCGGCCGAACGTCGGCAAGTCGACTCTCGTCAACCGCATCATCGGGCGGCGGGAAGCCGTCGTAGAGGACAAGCCGGGTGTCACGCGTGACCGTGTGACGTACGAGGCCGAATGGGCCGGGCGGCGGTTCAAGGTCGTCGACACCGGTGGGTGGGAGCAGGACGTCCTCGGCATCGATGCCTCCGTGGCCGCCCAGGCCGAGTACGCGATCGAGGCCGCCGACGCGGTCGTCTTCGTCGTCGACGCCAAGGTCGGCGCCACCGACACCGACGAGGCGGTCGTACGACTGCTGCGCAAGGCCGGGAAGCCCGTCGTGCTGGCCGCCAACAAGGTCGACGGTCTGAGCGGTGAGTCCGACGCCTCCTATCTGTGGTCCCTGGGGCTCGGCGAGCCGCACCCCGTCTCCGCGCTGCACGGCCGCGGCACCGGCGACATGCTGGACGCCGTCCTGGAGGCCCTCCCGGAGGCGCCCGAGCAGACCTTCGGCACCGCCGTGGGCGGGCCCCGCCGTATCGCCCTGATCGGTCGGCCGAACGTCGGCAAGTCCTCGCTGCTGAACAAGGTGGCCGGCGAGGAGCGCGTCGTCGTCAACGAGATCGCGGGTACGACGCGCGACCCGGTCGACGAGCTGATCGAACTGGGCGGAATCACCTGGAAGTTCGTCGACACGGCGGGCATCCGCAAGCGCGTCCACCTCCAGCAGGGCGCCGACTACTACGCCTCGCTGCGCACCGCCGCCGCCGTCGAGAAGGCGGAGGTCGCGGTCATCCTGATCGACGCCTCCGAGTCCATCTCGGTGCAGGACCAGCGCATCGTCACCATGGCCGTCGAGGCGGGCCGCGCGATCGTCCTCGCCTTCAACAAGTGGGACACCCTCGACGAGGAGCGCCGCTACTACCTGGAGCGCGAGATCGAGACCGAGCTCGCCCAGGTCGCGTGGGCACCCCGGGTGAACGTCTCGGCGCGCACCGGCCGCCACATGGAGAAGCTGGTCCCGGGCATCGAGACCGCCCTCGCCGGCTGGGAGACGCGCGTCCCGACGGGCCGACTGAACGCCTTCCTCGGCGAGTTGGTCGCCGCCCACCCGCACCCGGTCCGCGGCGGCAAGCAGCCCCGCATCCTCTTCGGTACCCAGGCCGGCACCAAGCCCCCGCGCTTCGTGCTCTTCGCCTCCGGCTTCATCGAGGCCGGCTACCGCCGCTTCATCGAGCGCCGCCTCCGCGAGGAGTTCGCCTTCGAGGGCACCCCGATCCACATCTCGGTCCGGGTCCGCGAGAAGCGCGGCAAGAAGAAGTAG
- a CDS encoding LysM peptidoglycan-binding domain-containing protein, producing MSECADTTRENAPKAQHKGQARTTAVLAGAALLAPLGLLAASGNAAAADSGVWDRIAQCESGGNWHINTGNGYYGGLQFSAGTWRAYGGSAYAATADQASRSAQITVAGKVQRAQGWGAWPVCSVRAGASGSAPAASSGTVSEKSTKKSTTESTSESTKKKSTKKATPSKPAQAPARGTNNASRGTSRGDYTVREGDTLSAIAAQHGTTWRKVYAANKSVIGADPDLIVPGQQLDL from the coding sequence ATGTCCGAATGTGCCGATACCACTCGCGAGAACGCTCCTAAGGCCCAGCACAAGGGTCAAGCGCGTACGACGGCGGTCCTCGCCGGGGCGGCCCTGCTCGCCCCCCTCGGACTGCTGGCCGCAAGCGGCAACGCCGCGGCGGCCGACAGCGGAGTGTGGGACCGCATCGCCCAGTGCGAGAGCGGCGGCAACTGGCACATCAACACCGGCAACGGCTACTACGGAGGACTCCAGTTCTCCGCCGGCACCTGGCGCGCCTACGGCGGTTCGGCCTACGCGGCCACCGCGGACCAGGCCTCCAGGTCCGCGCAGATCACCGTCGCCGGCAAGGTCCAGCGGGCCCAGGGCTGGGGCGCCTGGCCGGTCTGCTCGGTACGGGCCGGAGCGAGCGGCAGCGCACCCGCGGCCTCCTCCGGAACGGTGAGCGAGAAGTCGACGAAGAAGTCGACCACCGAGTCGACCTCCGAGTCGACGAAGAAGAAGTCGACCAAGAAGGCGACCCCGTCGAAGCCCGCGCAGGCGCCGGCTCGCGGGACGAACAACGCCTCGCGCGGCACGTCCCGCGGCGACTACACCGTCCGCGAGGGCGACACACTGAGCGCCATCGCCGCCCAGCACGGGACCACGTGGCGGAAGGTCTACGCCGCCAACAAGTCCGTCATCGGCGCCGACCCCGATCTGATCGTCCCCGGCCAGCAGCTCGACCTCTGA